One Festucalex cinctus isolate MCC-2025b chromosome 3, RoL_Fcin_1.0, whole genome shotgun sequence DNA window includes the following coding sequences:
- the rag2 gene encoding V(D)J recombination-activating protein 2 codes for MTLQPLNPVNCEGLLQPGCSLLQLDGEVLLFGQKGWPKRSCPTGVFGVRLKHGELRLRAISFSNDSQYLPPLRCPAVCRLDPHDGLPESYLIHGGRTPNNDISSSLYALSMDSRGCNRKLTLRCQEKELVGEVPGARYGHTVSVVQSRGKTAFVLFGGRSYMPAKERTSENWNSVIDCPPQVFLFDMQFSCCSAYTFPELSDGQSFHVALAREGRVYILGGHSLKFNSRPPRLFRLHVELLQGRPLLSCDLLDFGLSISSAIITRTGAAHTYIILGGYQSSSQKRMECSTVSLDEKGIHIEPLEPPKWTPDIVHSGTWYGGAAGEQSMLLAVPTEGRPCQTNMHYFYLVNFQKEADAKEDSQEQTDYDNSTPLEDSDELYFGREPQEVEVSSEGEGNSYNEEDEEDESQSGYWIKCCRGCQLDLNSWEPYYSTELQRPAMIFCSKGEAGHWVHAQCMELPEALLLKLSQGNKKYFCLQHGGLPNQEMTPRQRGIPLMRTPLKVKQKKSHTALMMSRAKKSVFRRLFH; via the coding sequence ATGACACTGCAACCATTAAATCCAGTGAACTGCGAAGGCCTCCTGCAACCTGGCTGTTCTCTTCTACAGCTTGATGGTGAAGTTCTCCTGTTTGGCCAGAAAGGATGGCCGAAGCGCTCGTGTCCAACCGGAGTCTTTGGCGTGCGCTTGAAACACGGCGAGCTCAGGTTGAGAGCCATCTCTTTCTCCAATGACTCCCAGTACCTTCCTCCTTTGCGCTGCCCCGCCGTGTGCCGCCTCGATCCGCACGACGGACTTCCGGAGAGTTACCTCATCCACGGCGGCCGCACCCCCAACAACGACATCTCGTCAAGTCTTTATGCACTTAGCATGGATAGTCGTGGCTGCAATCGCAAACTGACCCTGCGGTGTCAAGAGAAAGAACTGGTCGGCGAAGTGCCGGGCGCCAGATACGGCCACACGGTCAGCGTGGTTCAGAGCAGAGGAAAGACGGCCTTTGTGCTTTTCGGCGGAAGGTCCTACATGCCTGCAAAAGAGCGAACTTCGGAGAACTGGAACAGCGTCATTGACTGTCCTCCTCAAGTGTTCTTGTTCGACATGCAATTTAGTTGTTGTTCTGCTTACACTTTTCCCGAGCTCAGTGATGGGCAGTCTTTTCACGTGGCCCTTGCGAGAGAGGGCCGAGTATACATTCTTGGCGGTCACTCTTTGAAATTCAACAGCCGACCACCTCGGCTCTTTCGCCTGCACGTCGAGCTCCTGCAAGGTCGCCCGTTGCTGTCGTGTGACCTTCTCGACTTTGGCCTGTCCATCTCAAGTGCTATAATCACTCGCACGGGCGCCGCGCACACCTATATTATTTTAGGAGGATATCAGTCAAGCTCtcagaaaagaatggagtgtAGCACTGTCAGTCTAGATGAGAAGGGGATTCACATCGAACCCCTTGAACCGCCAAAATGGACCCCGGATATCGTTCATAGTGGCACTTGGTACGGCGGTGCGGCAGGGGAACAAAGTATGTTGTTAGCTGTGCCAACAGAGGGCAGGCCGTGCCAAACAAATATGCATTACTTCTATCTCGTAAACTTCCAGAAAGAGGCTGACGCTAAAGAAGACAGCCAGGAGCAGACAGATTATGACAATTCCACTCCTCTCGAAGATTCCGATGAGCTGTATTTTGGTCGAGAGCCTCAAGAGGTGGAGGTTAGTAGTGAGGGTGAAGGTAATAGCTACAAcgaggaagatgaggaagatgagTCCCAATCAGGCTACTGGATCAAATGTTGTCGTGGTTGTCAGCTGGACCTCAATTCATGGGAGCCGTATTACTCCACTGAGCTCCAACGGCCAGCCATGATCTTTTGCTCCAAAGGAGAGGCGGGACACTGGGTCCATGCCCAGTGCATGGAGCTGCCTGAGGCACTGCTCCTCAAACTCTCCCAGGGCAACAAAAAATACTTCTGCCTCCAACACGGGGGTCTTCCTAACCAGGAGATGACCCCACGTCAAAGGGGTATACCGCTAATGCGCACCCctttaaaagttaaacaaaagAAATCTCACACAGCTCTCATGATGTCCAGagccaaaaaaagtgttttcagaAGACTTTTTCATTAA
- the rag1 gene encoding V(D)J recombination-activating protein 1, which produces MTEESLETDGPRSSMPAELHHPYSKYSQWKFKLFRVKSLEKAPMSSETEPEKEAMSRNRCAAPNIQLDKGLTTGSVMKLCLQAKSQEVVEPAHSMDLKLAEIDNHINHLRCLCRLCGNLLRKISGPIHDVHAVLDSDSKNSLRKMGCTLTKWPEVINKVFKVDVTEDTESVHPLSFCHRCWLTAIRGGGVCNFSKTKVPEWKPHRANCHLCSPKKQLLHKTGRKRRKSTPKFQSLAKRTRLDHNHITVSGESQILRPFGGHIPGAVLKTCSVQREHWVRTITHCQNEHLSSKLIAENFPVDFLCSFTCTVCDHLLSDPVQAPCGHLFCHNCITKYKNFIGPLCPVCNLPCSCDDLIPPAQTFLLVLHSLLLLCPRDGCGQRVRLDSFKAHCMSHDVEEQDARQQSSQLDNYLITNKGGRPRQHLLSLTRRAQKHRLRDLKNQVRLFADKEEGGDLKSVCLTLYLLALRSANEHRMADELEVTMQGRGFALHPAVCLAIRVNTFLSCSQYHKVYRTVKATSGRQIFQPLHTLRAAEKELLPGFHQFEWQPALKNVSSSCNVGIINGLSGWTSSLDDSPSDTITRRFRYDVALVSAIKDLEEDIVEGLRKRGLEDSACTLGFSVLIKESCDGMGDVSEKHGGGPVVPEKVVRFSFTVMSISVLLGDDNKQEVTIFTEPKPNSELSCKPLCLMFVDEADHEALTAVLAPMVAERNAMKESRLILSIAGLPRSFRFHFRGSGYDEKMVRELEGLEASGSTYVCTLCDSSRVEASENIVLHSVTRSHDENLARYEIWRTNPFSESVEELRDRVKGVSAKPFMETQSTLDALHCDIGNATEFYKIFQDEIGEVYRKENPSREERRSWRAALDKELRQKLKLKPVMRMNGNYARKLMTMEAVQVVCELVPSEERREALRELMRLYLQMKPVWRSTCPAKECPDQLCRYTFNSQSFADLISTTFKYRYKGKITNYLHKTLAHVPEIIERDGSIGAWASEGNESANKLFRRFRKMNARQSKVFELEDVLKHHWLYTSKYLQKFMEAHKYSAKALQATIDTTDIQDSESISQQFIDF; this is translated from the exons ATGACGGAGGAAAGCCTGGAGACAGATGGCCCCAGATCATCCATGCCGGCTGAGCTCCACCATCCCTACTCTAAGTATTCTCAGTGGAAGTTTAAACTGTTTAGAGTGAAGTCCTTGGAGAAGGCCCCTATGTCCAGTGAGACAGAGCCTGAGAAGGAAGCAATGTCAAGGAACAGGTGTGCAGCTCCAAATATACAGTTGGATAAAGGTTTGACTACGGGTAGTGTTATGAAATTGTGCCTCCAAGCAAAAAGCCAAGAAGTTGTTGAACCTGCTCATAGCATGGATTTGAAGCTAGCAGAAATTGACAACCACATAAACCACCTCAG ATGTCTGTGTCGTCTTTGTGGAAACCTGTTAAGGAAAATCAGTGGCCCAATCCATGATGTTCATGCAGTTCTGGATAGTGACAGCAAGAATTCCCTACGCAAAATGGGCTGCACATTAACAAAATGGCCAGAGGTCATCAACAAAGTCTTTAAAGTGGATGTGACGGAAGATACAGAATCTGTCCACCCTCTTTCCTTCTGCCACCGCTGCTGGTTGACTGCCATACGGGGAGGGGGTGTCTGCAATTTTTCCAAGACAAAAGTTCCTGAATGGAAACCTCACCGTGCCAATTGCCACCTGTGCTCACCCAAGAAACAATTACTCCACAAGACTGGCAGAAAGCGGAGAAAATCCACCCCTAAGTTCCAAAGCTTAGCGAAAAGAACCAGGTTGGATCACAACCACATCACTGTCAGTGGGGAGAGTCAAATTCTGAGACCATTTGGCGGCCACATTCCTGGTGCTGTCCTTAAGACATGCAGTGTCCAAAGGGAGCACTGGGTGAGGACCATCACACACTGTCAGAACGAACACCTGAGTAGCAAGCTTATCGCTGAGAATTTCCCTGTTGACTTCCTCTGTTCTTTCACTTGCACGGTGTGTGACCATCTGCTCTCTGACCCAGTTCAAGCCCCCTGCGGGCACCTCTTCTGCCACAACTGcattacaaaatacaaaaactttATAGGGCCTCTCTGTCCTGTCTGCAATTTACCCTGTTCCTGCGATGACCTCATTCCTCCTGCCCAAACTTTTCTGTTAGTCCTGCATTCTCTGCTTTTGCTCTGCCCAAGAGATGGCTGCGGTCAGCGAGTGAGACTAGACTCATTTAAAGCTCACTGTATGAGCCATGATGTGGAAGAGCAAGATGCAAGACAGCAATCATCACAACTTGACAACTACCTGATAACCAATAAAGGGGGGAGGCCTCGGCAGCACTTGCTATCCCTCACGCGGCGTGCCCAGAAGCATCGACTGAGGGATCTGAAGAACCAGGTGAGGCTGTTTGCAGATAAAGAGGAAGGTGGCGACCTGAAGTCTGTGTGTCTGACGCTGTATCTGCTGGCACTGCGATCTGCCAATGAACACCGGATGGCAGATGAGCTGGAGGTCACGATGCAAG GCAGAGGCTTTGCTTTGCATCCAGCTGTGTGTTTGGCCATCCGGGTCAACACGTTCCTGAGCTGCAGCCAATATCACAAAGTGTACCGGACTGTCAAAGCCACCAGCGGCCGCCAGATCTTTCAGCCCTTACACACTTTGCGAGCTGCGGAGAAAGAGCTTCTCCCTGGCTTTCACCAGTTTGAATGGCAGCCAGCTCTCAAGAACGTGTCTTCATCTTGCAATGTCGGCATCATAAACGGGCTCTCTGgatggacttcctctttggatgacTCACCATCTGACACCATCACACGACGATTCCGCTATGATGTGGCTCTGGTGTCAGCAATAAAGGATCTGGAGGAGGACATTGTGGAGGGGTTGAGAAAAAGAGGGTTGGAAGACAGTGCCTGTACCCTAGGCTTCAGTGTTCTGATCAAAGAATCTTGTGACGGAATGGGAGATGTCAGTGAAAAGCACGGCGGAGGGCCAGTTGTTCCTGAGAAAGTTGTTCGTTTCTCTTTCACCGTTATGTCTATTTCTGTCTTGCTTGGTGACGATAATAAGCAGGAGGTGACAATCTTCACTGAGCCAAAGCCAAACTCTGAGTTGTCCTGTAAGCCCCTCTGTCTGATGTTCGTGGACGAAGCTGACCACGAGGCGCTCACAGCTGTCTTGGCGCCCATGGTTGCAGAGCGTAACGCAATGAAGGAGAGCAGGCTCATTCTGTCCATAGCTGGGCTGCCTCGATCTTTCCGCTTCCACTTTAGAGGCTCGGGATATGATGAAAAGATGGTACGTGAATTAGAGGGCTTGGAAGCCTCCGGATCCACTTATGTCTGTACACTGTGTGACTCCAGTCGAGTGGAGGCCTCGGAAAATATAGTTCTCCACTCCGTCACCCGCAGCCATGATGAGAACCTGGCACGTTATGAAATCTGGCGAACCAACCCATTTTCGGAGTCTGTAGAGGAACTGCGGGACAGAGTCAAAGGTGTCTCTGCCAAGCCCTTCATGGAGACCCAATCCACACTTGATGCGTTACACTGTGACATTGGAAATGCCACTGAGTTCTACAAAATTTTCCAGGATGAAATAGGGGAGGTATACCGAAAAGAAAATCCCAGCCGGGAGGAACGGCGCAGCTGGCGGGCAGCCCTAGATAAAGAACTGAGGCAGAAGCTGAAGCTCAAGCCTGTGATGAGGATGAATGGCAACTATGCGCGTAAGCTAATGACCATGGAGGCTGTGCAAGTGGTGTGTGAGCTGGTGCCCTCAGAGGAGAGGAGGGAAGCCCTGAGGGAGCTGATGAGGCTGTACCTCCAGATGAAGCCGGTGTGGCGCTCCACCTGCCCAGCCAAGGAGTGTCCTGACCAGCTCTGCCGCTACACCTTTAACTCCCAGAGTTTCGCTGACCTCATTTCCACAACCTTCAAATACAGGTACAAGGGCAAGATAACCAATTACCTGCACAAGACCCTGGCACATGTCCCTGAAATAATAGAGCGAGATGGCTCTATCGGTGCTTGGGCCAGTGAGGGGAATGAGTCAGCAAACAAACTGTTCCGGCGTTTCCGAAAGATGAATGCACGTCAGTCAAAAGTTTTTGAGCTTGAGGATGTCTTGAAACATCACTGGCTCTACACATCAAAGTACTTGCAGAAGTTCATGGAGGCTCATAAGTACTCAGCAAAAGCCCTGCAAGCAACCATTGACACAACAGATATCCAGGACAGTGAAAGTATCTCCCAACAAttcattgatttttga